CAACATCGAGACTTGCCGTAGCTTCATCCAGCAGCACAATCGGAGCATCCTTGAGTAAAGCTCTGGCTATAGAAATGCGCTGACGTTCACCTCCTGAAAGGTTCTCACCATTTTCACCGATCAAAGTGTCATATCCATTCGGCAGACGATCTACAAATTCGTCGCATCTTGCCAACCGAGCTACACGTTTGAGCTCTTCATCTGTAGCATCAGGTTTACCTATGCGGATATTATCGGCCACCGATGCATTGAAGAGCAGTACATCTTGGAAGACGATGGCATAATGACGTAGCAGGGTTTCGGGTTCGATTTGCGAAATGTCTTCCCCTCCCAAAAAGATCTTTCCTCCATCTATATCCCAAAAGCGTGCAGCCAACTTGGCCGATGTGCTCTTTCCTCCACCCGACGGACCGACGAGGGCTGTGACTTCCCCTTGTTTGGCCGTGAACGATACATTGCGCAGTACTTGCTTCCCCTTTTCGTAGGAGAAATTTACGTTTTGGAATATAATATCGAAGTTCCGGACAGAATAGTCCGTTTTACCTTCCTGTATCGGCATAGCATCCATCTCTCTCACCCGATCGATACGTACATCGAGGTACTGCAAGAGTAGCAAATTGCTGAATACTTCACTTATGGGATTATATATGCTCGATCCGATAAGCAGAAAGACCAAATAAGTGAATAGATCGATTGTTCCTTCTGACAAGAGATAAGCTCCTATTATGATTACAGAGGCAAGTCCCAGTTTGAGGATTATATATGAAGCATTAAGGACGGCACCGACAACAAGTTCACATCGAATAAGGCTCTTCTCATAGGCATGGAGTTTGGCATCGAAGCGCTCGGCAAATTCTTCTTCGCCATTATATGATTTTATCTCCTGTATCTCTTCGATTCCTTCCTGTATATGCTCGGTGACCTCTCGTTTGACATGGTAGTTCGAGCGGAATGATTTGTTCAACATCTTTTTGGAAAAGACAATTGCTAAGGCTGCTACAGGCACAACCCAAAAGAGTGCCAACGAAAGCTGCCAATTATAGCAGAAGAGCCCTATACCGATCAAAAAGAGACTGACCAACGATGCAAAGAGCTGGGGTATACTGTGAGAGAAGACAGTCTCCATCACCGTACTATCCTCCATCATCGTGGAAGTCAGATCGGACAGATTCTTCTCTCCGAAGAAAGCCAATGGGAGTTTACGTAGTTTTTCAGCCAAGGCGATGCGGCGGTTGGCACTCTCTGTATATATCTTGGTGTACAGACTTGTGTATTGGAAGAGAGCTATAACGAAGAGCACCGCCATAAAAGCCGCTCCCATGGCTATATAATACCAAATACCATGTGTGGCGGATCCTTGCAGATAGTCTTCGAGGAAAAGAAAAGTGAATATGGCAGGCAACATAAATCCGACATTCAAAACCGTAGTCCATGCAATGCCTTTGGCAAGATCCTGCGCACCCTTACGAGAGAGAGCGAATCGGTGTTGGAAATATCGTATCATAGGTTTGTTTCGTTTCAATTAGAGGTAATTGTGTGTATTTCTTCTTTCATAATGTCCAAGAAACGGATCGCTGGTATTCCTCCCACATGGATTTGTAAAGACCACCTTGTGTCAAGAGTTCTTCGTGGGTACCCTGTTCTGCGATTCGTCCCTTCTCTATCACAAGGATACGATCCACATGCTGTACGCTCGTCAGTCGATGAGCAATCATCAGCACCGTCTTTCCTTTCGTCAGTTCGTGCAAAGCCTGCTGTATCAATTTCTCGTTTTCGGGATCAGCAAAGGCTGTGGCTTCATCGAGCACCACAATAGGAGCATCCTTGAGTATGGCACGAGCCAAAGCTATGCGCTGCTGCTCCCCTCCGGAGAGATACGTGCCATCGGCTCCTATCTTCGTTTGCAGTCCATCGGGCAAACGCTCTATAATTTCACGGCTTTGAGAAAGGTCGATGGCACGAGCCAAAGCATCCTCGGATGCATCCGGACTGCCATAGGTAATATTCTCACGAATGGTGGTTCTGAAGAGTTTGGCATTCTGAAAGACGAAAGAAATCCTGTCCATCAGCTCTTCTTTTGCCATATCCCTTACATCTACTCCACCGATACGTATATGGCCTTGGGTAGCGTCCCAAAAGCGAGGTATGAGTCGGGCTATAGTGGTCTTACCCCCTCCGGAAGTTCCGACCAGCGCATAGGTTTGCCCTGGAGGGATGGAGAAGTCAATATCACTGACGGCATCCTGTACTGCACCGGTATAGCGAAAGGTAACATGATCGAAGGAGACTTCATTCGTGACGGGAGTCTGCGGTCTTTCAAGTGTGGCAAGTGGCTCCTCTCCGGTCAGATTCTCCAGTCTGGTTACTGCTTCATTAAGTAAAAAGAGGTTCTGACTAAGGGAGGCCATCTTCATGATATTGGTCGTAAAAACGGGTGTAATCAGCAGATACAGAAACATATCGGCTATAATATCGACCGTATTGCCTGTTCGGCCTATAAGCCAAATAGCTACAGGCACGAGGAAAAAAGCAAAACTATTGGTAAACATGACATAGAAAGCCATTGGCTTCTGCCAACCCAAAGTATATTCCGTCACCAATTTCTTATACTCGATAATACTTTGGTAGAAACGTTTGAAGGAATAAACGCTCTGCTGGAAGACTTTCACTACCGGTATGCCACGCACATACTCTACGGCCTCACTGCTCATCTTCTCCTGTGCATCGAGATACCGGCGTTGGAACTTATTTTGCTTCGGGTTCAACATAAAAGACATGGCTCCCACAGCAAAAGCAATCGGGAGCAGGCAGGCAATACCCAACCGCCAATCGAATATGAAGATAAGCACCAGCACCCCGACCGGAGCCATCATACTGCCTATAACATCGGGCAAGATATGGGCTATGAAAGTGTGCGTCTGCGATGAGTCCTCATCGATGACTTTGCGCATCTTTCCGCTCAGGCGTTTGTCGAAGTAACCCAATGGCATACGCAC
This genomic stretch from Porphyromonas gingivalis ATCC 33277 harbors:
- a CDS encoding ABC transporter ATP-binding protein codes for the protein MIRYFQHRFALSRKGAQDLAKGIAWTTVLNVGFMLPAIFTFLFLEDYLQGSATHGIWYYIAMGAAFMAVLFVIALFQYTSLYTKIYTESANRRIALAEKLRKLPLAFFGEKNLSDLTSTMMEDSTVMETVFSHSIPQLFASLVSLFLIGIGLFCYNWQLSLALFWVVPVAALAIVFSKKMLNKSFRSNYHVKREVTEHIQEGIEEIQEIKSYNGEEEFAERFDAKLHAYEKSLIRCELVVGAVLNASYIILKLGLASVIIIGAYLLSEGTIDLFTYLVFLLIGSSIYNPISEVFSNLLLLQYLDVRIDRVREMDAMPIQEGKTDYSVRNFDIIFQNVNFSYEKGKQVLRNVSFTAKQGEVTALVGPSGGGKSTSAKLAARFWDIDGGKIFLGGEDISQIEPETLLRHYAIVFQDVLLFNASVADNIRIGKPDATDEELKRVARLARCDEFVDRLPNGYDTLIGENGENLSGGERQRISIARALLKDAPIVLLDEATASLDVENETLIQAGISELIKNKTVLIIAHRMRTVANAHKIVVLKEGTVAECGSPAELMAMNGVFARMVAAQK
- a CDS encoding ABC transporter ATP-binding protein; translation: MNDTINKIKAYMGNRAILLPVSLVLSGLNGLVSLVPFVLIWLIVRTLLGGEGAIEDNRVFVYAWWAVGIAAFGVLTYFLSLSLSHLAAFRVEVNMRREAMHRVVRMPLGYFDKRLSGKMRKVIDEDSSQTHTFIAHILPDVIGSMMAPVGVLVLIFIFDWRLGIACLLPIAFAVGAMSFMLNPKQNKFQRRYLDAQEKMSSEAVEYVRGIPVVKVFQQSVYSFKRFYQSIIEYKKLVTEYTLGWQKPMAFYVMFTNSFAFFLVPVAIWLIGRTGNTVDIIADMFLYLLITPVFTTNIMKMASLSQNLFLLNEAVTRLENLTGEEPLATLERPQTPVTNEVSFDHVTFRYTGAVQDAVSDIDFSIPPGQTYALVGTSGGGKTTIARLIPRFWDATQGHIRIGGVDVRDMAKEELMDRISFVFQNAKLFRTTIRENITYGSPDASEDALARAIDLSQSREIIERLPDGLQTKIGADGTYLSGGEQQRIALARAILKDAPIVVLDEATAFADPENEKLIQQALHELTKGKTVLMIAHRLTSVQHVDRILVIEKGRIAEQGTHEELLTQGGLYKSMWEEYQRSVSWTL